A genomic window from Cytobacillus suaedae includes:
- a CDS encoding short-chain fatty acid transporter, producing the protein MKATIGFFNRLMQRYLPDPFLFVVILSFLVLILGLIFTDSTVMNMVQYWGDGFWSLLAFSMQMVLVLVTGYVLASSPVFKKGLGALASTAKTPGQAIIIVTIISIIASWINWGFGLVIGALFAKELAKKVENVDYRLLIASAYSGFIVWHGGFSGSIPLTIATEGHFSQDLIGLIPTSETIFATFNVAIVIALFIVLPILNRMMMPSKEETVTVDKSLLDDGANLQADTVEKEAPTPADRLENSVIVSIVTGLLGIAFLVYYFTNNGFALNLNIVNFLFLFLGILFHGTPRRFLESVMNAVKGASGIIIQFPFYAGIMGMMTASGLAAVMSEAFVGISNGFTFYFFAFLSAGIVNFFVPSGGGQWAVQAPIMLEAAQTMDLSIAKTAMAVAWGDAWTNLIQPFWALPALAIAGLKAKDIMGFCTIVLFISGIVISLGLLFL; encoded by the coding sequence ATGAAGGCAACGATTGGTTTTTTTAACAGGTTGATGCAACGTTATTTACCAGATCCATTTTTATTCGTTGTTATCCTGAGTTTCCTCGTACTTATTTTAGGACTGATTTTTACAGACAGCACTGTTATGAATATGGTGCAGTACTGGGGAGATGGTTTTTGGAGCTTATTAGCATTTTCAATGCAAATGGTGCTCGTATTGGTAACAGGTTATGTTCTTGCAAGTAGTCCCGTATTTAAGAAAGGTTTAGGTGCCTTAGCAAGCACCGCTAAAACACCTGGTCAAGCTATTATTATTGTTACTATTATTTCTATTATCGCAAGTTGGATTAACTGGGGCTTTGGTCTTGTTATTGGGGCACTATTTGCAAAAGAATTAGCTAAGAAGGTTGAAAATGTAGATTATCGCCTCCTTATCGCAAGTGCTTACAGTGGATTTATTGTTTGGCATGGTGGTTTTTCAGGCTCAATCCCGTTGACCATAGCAACTGAAGGTCATTTCTCGCAAGATTTAATCGGATTAATCCCGACAAGCGAAACCATTTTTGCAACATTTAATGTTGCCATCGTTATTGCTCTATTTATCGTCCTTCCGATTCTTAATCGTATGATGATGCCTAGTAAAGAGGAAACTGTTACAGTAGATAAATCATTACTAGATGATGGGGCAAATCTTCAAGCAGACACTGTTGAAAAAGAAGCACCTACTCCTGCAGATCGTCTGGAAAACAGTGTGATTGTCTCAATCGTAACAGGGTTACTAGGAATTGCATTCTTAGTTTATTACTTTACAAATAACGGTTTTGCATTAAATCTAAACATTGTTAACTTCTTATTCTTATTCCTAGGTATTCTGTTCCACGGCACTCCTAGAAGATTCCTAGAGTCTGTCATGAATGCCGTTAAAGGTGCAAGTGGAATTATCATTCAGTTCCCGTTCTACGCTGGTATTATGGGAATGATGACTGCTTCAGGATTAGCAGCCGTAATGTCTGAGGCTTTCGTTGGAATATCCAATGGTTTTACCTTCTATTTCTTTGCATTTCTTAGTGCGGGTATCGTTAACTTCTTTGTTCCTTCAGGTGGAGGACAATGGGCTGTTCAAGCACCTATCATGCTTGAAGCTGCACAAACAATGGACCTTTCCATCGCCAAAACAGCCATGGCAGTAGCGTGGGGCGATGCGTGGACGAATTTAATCCAACCGTTCTGGGCATTACCTGCACTTGCCATTGCTGGACTAAAAGCAAAAGATATCATGGGCTTCTGTACAATCGTACTATTCATAAGTGGTATCGTCATCTCTTTAGGTTTATTATTCTTATAG
- a CDS encoding MerR family transcriptional regulator — protein sequence MEYTVQKLAELAGVSTRTLRYYDEIGILKPARINSSGYRIYSQKEVDLLQQILFYRELDLSLDRIKEIVMSPSFDGFRALKEHREKLLDKRKQLDALIANVEKSLEMKEGRIKMSDKEKFEGFKQKLIDDNEKKYGQEIREKYGDDVVNKSNEKLKNMPQTEHEEATRLADELSETLAAAFKTGDPAGELAQKAAEMHKNWLTFYWAEYSKDAHAGLAQMYVDDERFTAYYDKEQPGTAEFLRDAIYIYTGFKN from the coding sequence GTGGAATATACAGTACAGAAATTGGCGGAGTTAGCGGGAGTGAGTACACGAACGTTAAGGTATTATGATGAAATTGGAATTCTTAAGCCGGCAAGAATTAATTCATCTGGGTACCGAATTTACAGCCAAAAAGAAGTAGATCTATTACAACAGATTCTTTTTTATCGGGAGCTCGATTTAAGCTTAGATCGCATCAAGGAAATTGTTATGTCACCTTCATTCGATGGTTTCAGGGCCCTTAAGGAACATCGTGAAAAGCTTCTTGACAAAAGAAAGCAATTAGATGCGCTCATTGCAAATGTTGAAAAATCGCTTGAAATGAAAGAAGGGAGAATAAAAATGTCAGATAAAGAAAAATTTGAAGGCTTTAAGCAAAAGTTGATTGATGACAATGAGAAGAAATATGGCCAAGAAATTCGTGAAAAATATGGTGACGATGTGGTAAATAAATCAAATGAAAAACTGAAAAACATGCCACAGACTGAACATGAAGAGGCTACTCGTTTAGCTGATGAATTATCAGAAACGCTAGCTGCTGCTTTTAAAACCGGAGATCCAGCAGGGGAACTGGCCCAGAAAGCCGCTGAAATGCACAAAAATTGGCTAACTTTTTATTGGGCAGAATATAGTAAAGATGCACATGCTGGACTCGCCCAAATGTATGTAGATGATGAACGATTCACAGCCTACTATGATAAAGAACAACCAGGGACTGCTGAATTTTTACGAGATGCTATTTACATCTATACTGGATTTAAAAATTAA
- a CDS encoding Crp/Fnr family transcriptional regulator — MSYTHQYSCIRLVPIFQGMSSEEIEVLEKVCHLRKFTKGEFVFREGESSESLYIVGKGLVKITKISEDGKEQIVRLLFPGDFFGQSALLKTENHYANAITLDQSELCTIHKQDFLKAIQRNPDMSFRYILALNERLHQADEWVSLLSLLDVEQRLASVLLLFSEKINIAGGAFSLPISKKVLATLIGTTPETISRKLVAFVNENIITMNGQRDIQILNYEALKQKTK; from the coding sequence ATGTCCTATACCCATCAATATAGCTGTATACGTCTTGTTCCCATTTTTCAAGGAATGAGCTCTGAAGAAATAGAAGTACTCGAAAAGGTTTGCCACCTACGGAAGTTTACCAAAGGGGAATTTGTGTTTAGAGAAGGCGAATCCTCTGAATCGCTATATATTGTGGGCAAAGGACTGGTGAAGATTACCAAAATTTCTGAGGATGGAAAAGAACAAATCGTCCGTCTACTTTTCCCTGGGGATTTTTTCGGTCAATCGGCTTTGTTAAAAACAGAAAACCATTATGCAAATGCGATAACATTGGATCAATCCGAGTTATGTACCATCCATAAACAGGATTTCTTAAAAGCAATACAGCGAAATCCTGATATGTCGTTTCGCTACATTCTTGCTTTAAATGAACGGTTACATCAGGCTGATGAATGGGTGAGTCTCCTAAGCCTGCTGGATGTAGAACAGCGTTTAGCAAGTGTGCTTCTTTTATTCAGCGAGAAAATCAACATTGCGGGTGGCGCATTCTCACTTCCCATTTCAAAAAAAGTACTTGCGACACTCATTGGAACCACCCCAGAAACCATTAGCCGTAAGCTTGTTGCCTTCGTCAACGAAAACATCATCACCATGAACGGCCAACGCGACATACAAATACTAAACTACGAAGCACTCAAACAAAAAACAAAATAA
- the nagZ gene encoding beta-N-acetylhexosaminidase has translation MIHTMSLEEKIGQLFMFGFQGPEATEEIIELIENHYIGGICYFSRNLENPKQVYTLSTSLQSLVKNNIPLFLSLDQEGGMIVRIEDGVTHSPGNMALAATNNPNYVYKMAQVVGSELRMIGINMNLAPTIDVNNNPLNPVIGVRSFGENPSFVANLGVEAIRGYQSANIAAVAKHFPGHGDTEIDSHLGLPMVNHPLDRIHAVELLPFKQAVENGVDSIMISHVCFPAIEENVPATLSSKMVNGLLRNQFNYQGVVMTDCMEMKAVENHYGVEEATLLAIEAGVDIVLFSHCHNKQKRAISAVISAVKSGRLTESRIDESIQRILHLKEKRKLQKYHVFNEDILASTDHIVLAQQISDESITLVKYDPSLLPLDPKKRTVIMWPKFNITSDIDEHVKKQLTLGDILKSQFTQVEEAELNSSDLEELIRKASYAEQLIIGTYNASINESQKKLVQSIIAGSESKTIICALRNPYDLAVFPHVSTFIAAYENKPNAIRSIAKVLTGEIIAQGTLPVNVSTGA, from the coding sequence GTGATACATACAATGTCATTAGAAGAAAAGATTGGCCAATTATTTATGTTTGGGTTTCAAGGACCAGAAGCGACCGAGGAGATTATTGAATTAATTGAGAACCACTATATCGGGGGGATATGCTATTTTAGCCGAAATCTAGAGAACCCGAAGCAAGTTTATACGTTATCGACCTCACTTCAAAGTCTTGTTAAGAATAACATCCCCCTCTTTCTCTCCCTTGATCAAGAAGGCGGAATGATCGTTCGAATCGAAGATGGAGTAACTCATAGTCCGGGAAATATGGCCCTAGCTGCTACTAATAATCCAAACTACGTTTATAAAATGGCACAGGTTGTTGGATCGGAACTCAGAATGATAGGAATTAATATGAACCTTGCTCCAACAATTGATGTAAATAATAACCCACTTAATCCTGTTATTGGTGTCCGCTCTTTTGGAGAAAATCCCTCTTTCGTTGCAAACTTAGGTGTCGAAGCAATTAGAGGCTATCAGTCTGCCAATATTGCAGCAGTGGCTAAGCATTTTCCAGGACATGGCGATACCGAGATCGATTCACATCTTGGACTTCCAATGGTTAATCACCCTCTTGATCGAATTCATGCGGTAGAACTTCTCCCTTTCAAGCAGGCTGTAGAAAATGGTGTTGATAGCATCATGATTTCACATGTTTGTTTTCCTGCTATTGAAGAAAATGTACCTGCTACCCTTTCTTCAAAAATGGTGAACGGTCTATTAAGGAATCAATTCAACTATCAAGGAGTGGTTATGACCGATTGCATGGAAATGAAAGCAGTTGAAAATCACTACGGAGTTGAAGAAGCAACACTTCTGGCTATTGAAGCTGGAGTAGATATTGTGTTATTTAGTCATTGTCATAACAAACAAAAAAGAGCAATCAGCGCTGTCATTTCCGCTGTAAAATCAGGCCGATTAACTGAATCACGGATCGATGAATCAATCCAACGAATTCTGCATCTAAAAGAAAAACGTAAACTACAGAAATATCATGTGTTTAATGAAGACATTTTAGCTTCAACTGACCACATCGTCCTTGCTCAGCAAATCAGTGACGAAAGTATCACTTTGGTTAAGTATGACCCGTCTCTCCTACCTCTTGACCCAAAAAAGAGAACGGTTATTATGTGGCCAAAGTTCAACATCACCTCAGATATCGATGAGCATGTAAAGAAACAATTAACACTTGGAGATATCCTAAAATCACAATTCACACAAGTAGAAGAAGCCGAGTTAAACTCATCCGACTTGGAAGAATTGATTAGAAAAGCGAGTTACGCAGAACAGCTCATTATTGGTACATATAATGCGTCAATTAATGAAAGTCAAAAGAAATTAGTTCAATCAATTATTGCTGGGAGCGAGTCTAAAACCATCATTTGTGCATTAAGAAATCCTTATGACCTTGCTGTGTTTCCACATGTAAGCACGTTTATTGCAGCCTATGAAAACAAACCAAATGCCATCCGCTCTATTGCCAAAGTCCTAACTGGCGAGATCATCGCCCAAGGCACCCTCCCAGTAAATGTGTCCACCGGGGCCTGA
- a CDS encoding HDOD domain-containing protein, producing MEVFVAKQPIFNEKEELIAYELLYRNSSHNAYSHVDGDQATTEVIVNSFLNIGFGELSNGKPCFINFTENLLKLKVPNYFTPLSVVVEILENVKATDEIVQICKELKSNGYTIALDDFFLLHGDEKILELLHYVDIVKIDFLSTTRGARKQLMEYLKPYKLKFLAEKVETREEYETAVEDGYSYFQGYFFSKPVILQSHDIPSYYYSYLLVLEELDMPVPDIDHITKVIEKDLSISYKLLKLINSPTIRPKYEVSSIKQAVVLLGLIEIKKWIYVLAIKGENKDKNDLTAHEIIHLSLTRAKFGELIGKALGEQGTSSTYFLLGMFSLIDSILKVPLEKILRELPLTNEIKAALSGEQNQLRDILDLTINIEKNPPDSNCMKPLSSSIDNFELFALYSKATLWARKLLQEVDQV from the coding sequence ATGGAAGTTTTTGTGGCTAAACAGCCTATTTTTAATGAAAAAGAAGAGCTAATTGCTTATGAACTACTTTACAGAAATAGCTCACATAATGCTTATTCTCATGTTGATGGGGACCAAGCTACTACTGAAGTTATTGTAAATAGTTTTTTAAACATAGGCTTCGGTGAATTATCCAACGGTAAACCCTGCTTTATTAATTTTACTGAAAACCTACTAAAACTAAAGGTTCCAAACTACTTCACTCCTCTCTCTGTTGTTGTAGAAATACTAGAAAATGTGAAAGCAACAGATGAAATTGTCCAGATATGTAAAGAGCTAAAGTCAAACGGTTATACTATTGCATTGGATGACTTCTTCTTATTGCATGGAGATGAAAAAATTCTAGAACTCCTACACTATGTAGATATTGTTAAGATTGATTTCCTCTCAACAACCAGAGGTGCTAGAAAGCAGCTCATGGAATATTTAAAACCTTATAAATTGAAATTCTTAGCTGAGAAAGTTGAAACACGTGAAGAATACGAAACCGCTGTAGAAGATGGCTACTCCTATTTCCAAGGCTACTTTTTCAGTAAACCAGTGATTTTACAATCACATGATATACCTTCCTATTACTATTCATATCTACTCGTTTTAGAAGAATTGGACATGCCCGTTCCAGACATTGACCATATTACCAAGGTTATAGAGAAGGATTTATCCATTTCTTATAAACTATTAAAACTGATTAATTCCCCTACCATCCGCCCAAAATACGAAGTAAGTTCGATTAAACAAGCGGTAGTACTCTTAGGATTAATTGAAATTAAAAAATGGATTTATGTACTAGCCATTAAAGGGGAAAACAAGGATAAAAATGATTTAACTGCTCATGAAATCATTCATTTAAGTTTAACTAGAGCAAAGTTTGGTGAACTGATTGGCAAGGCATTAGGTGAGCAAGGAACTAGTTCAACGTATTTCTTATTAGGTATGTTTTCATTAATTGATTCTATCTTAAAAGTTCCATTAGAAAAAATCTTACGTGAACTACCACTTACTAACGAAATTAAAGCAGCCTTATCAGGTGAGCAAAACCAATTGAGAGACATTCTTGATTTGACCATAAACATTGAAAAGAATCCTCCAGATTCAAACTGTATGAAACCGTTGTCATCCTCCATTGATAACTTTGAACTTTTTGCACTATATTCAAAAGCTACCTTATGGGCCAGGAAGTTACTTCAAGAAGTGGATCAAGTATAA
- the corA gene encoding magnesium/cobalt transporter CorA: MINVIAVTTDNQIIKELPLQELSASNIRWFWVDFDQPTEEEIFELKHSFDFHPLAIEDCIHKLQRPKLDYYENFTFFVVHSLHSVDEEKEEINFFVGANYFVSFHHQESIEISEVWEKLSFSKSVGEWNQYLIFYHVLDKIVDNYFPIIYRLEDSLNELENNEKKESMDRLLQQLFDIRHSFLHLRHTVIPMRDLLYRILNSERLGKLLERREYFSDIHDHLLKLSEMIDSNREVTNDIRDSYLSINSHQTNRVMKVLTVITTIFMPLTFIAGIYGMNFEYMPELTWRYGYFLTLSIMLTVGLGMFVWFKKKGWFD, translated from the coding sequence ATGATCAACGTCATTGCCGTTACAACAGATAATCAAATAATAAAAGAGCTTCCTCTTCAAGAGTTATCCGCTTCGAATATTCGTTGGTTCTGGGTAGACTTTGACCAACCTACTGAGGAAGAAATTTTTGAATTAAAACATTCCTTTGATTTTCATCCCCTAGCCATTGAAGACTGTATACATAAGCTTCAGCGTCCTAAACTAGATTATTATGAGAACTTTACTTTTTTTGTCGTACATAGCCTTCATTCTGTAGATGAGGAAAAAGAAGAAATCAATTTCTTTGTCGGTGCGAACTATTTTGTTTCCTTCCATCATCAAGAATCAATTGAAATTTCAGAGGTTTGGGAAAAGCTAAGTTTTTCAAAAAGTGTTGGTGAGTGGAATCAATATTTAATTTTCTACCATGTTCTGGACAAAATCGTTGATAATTATTTTCCCATTATTTATAGATTAGAAGACAGCCTGAATGAATTAGAGAACAATGAAAAAAAAGAGTCGATGGATAGGTTACTTCAGCAACTTTTTGACATTCGACATTCATTCCTACACTTAAGACATACCGTCATTCCAATGAGAGACCTATTATATCGAATATTGAACTCAGAGAGATTAGGAAAATTACTAGAAAGAAGAGAGTACTTTTCAGATATACATGACCATTTATTAAAACTATCCGAAATGATTGATTCGAATCGTGAAGTCACAAATGATATTAGAGACAGTTACTTATCAATCAACTCACACCAAACGAATAGGGTAATGAAGGTTCTTACAGTTATCACTACTATCTTCATGCCACTAACATTCATTGCAGGTATCTACGGTATGAACTTTGAATACATGCCAGAACTAACCTGGCGTTATGGCTACTTCCTTACCCTCTCCATCATGCTAACCGTTGGCTTAGGCATGTTCGTCTGGTTCAAAAAGAAAGGCTGGTTCGATTAA
- a CDS encoding cysteine desulfurase-like protein, producing the protein MSAQFSIEEVRSQFPALKRTYNRKQVVYFDGPGGSQVLQSVIDAISNYMAKGGANLHGQFPSSVETEEHLANARQAIADLLGASADEVAFGQNSTSLAFSIARSLSKTWGSEDNIVVTEMDHRCNVDSWVSAANDKGVDVRFIPVDEEKLTLDLSNLDTIITSSTKLVAVTLASNAVGTITDMRRIKERAAEVGAVVVIDAVHAVPHTAINRDEIGADILLCSAYKFFGPHVGIAVVKKDLFEKLQVYKLNPAPTYIPDKLETGTQNHEALAAIPAVVDFIASFGSGSTVRERIVSGFEVIGEHEDRLATKIREGLSKHRTVTLYQADEETRKTPTIAFTIEGYQATEVCKWLAEEHSIFAADGHFYATTLADKLGINQKGGWIRVGLAPYNSEEEVDRFLEAINSLVSSKLSV; encoded by the coding sequence ATGTCTGCTCAATTTTCAATCGAAGAGGTTCGAAGTCAATTTCCAGCACTTAAGCGTACGTATAATAGAAAACAAGTTGTTTACTTCGATGGACCTGGTGGTTCACAGGTACTGCAATCTGTAATTGATGCAATAAGTAATTATATGGCTAAAGGTGGAGCAAATCTTCACGGGCAATTCCCATCTAGCGTTGAAACAGAAGAGCACCTTGCAAATGCACGTCAAGCCATCGCTGACCTATTAGGAGCCAGTGCTGATGAGGTTGCATTTGGCCAAAACTCTACGAGTCTAGCTTTTTCCATTGCTCGTTCACTAAGTAAAACATGGGGAAGCGAAGATAATATTGTGGTTACAGAAATGGATCACCGCTGTAATGTTGATAGCTGGGTGAGTGCTGCAAATGATAAAGGAGTAGATGTGAGGTTTATTCCAGTTGATGAAGAGAAGTTAACTTTGGATCTTTCAAACTTAGATACGATTATTACTTCGAGTACGAAGCTAGTAGCAGTTACCTTGGCTTCAAACGCAGTGGGGACTATAACGGATATGAGAAGAATCAAAGAAAGAGCTGCAGAGGTCGGTGCAGTCGTTGTTATTGATGCAGTTCATGCAGTACCTCATACTGCGATTAATCGTGATGAAATTGGGGCAGATATCCTACTTTGTTCGGCATACAAGTTTTTCGGTCCACATGTAGGAATAGCGGTAGTTAAAAAGGATTTGTTCGAAAAGCTACAAGTCTATAAATTAAATCCTGCACCTACATATATACCTGATAAGCTTGAAACAGGTACACAAAACCATGAGGCGTTAGCAGCCATTCCTGCTGTTGTTGACTTTATTGCTAGTTTTGGTAGTGGTTCAACGGTACGCGAAAGGATTGTTAGCGGCTTTGAAGTGATTGGTGAGCATGAGGATAGGCTGGCGACAAAGATAAGAGAAGGGTTAAGCAAGCATAGAACGGTTACCCTTTACCAAGCAGATGAAGAAACTCGTAAAACACCAACGATTGCTTTTACAATTGAGGGCTATCAAGCAACCGAAGTATGTAAATGGTTGGCAGAAGAACATTCAATCTTTGCAGCAGATGGACACTTCTATGCAACGACTCTAGCTGATAAGTTAGGAATAAATCAAAAGGGTGGCTGGATACGAGTGGGGTTAGCGCCTTACAACAGCGAGGAAGAGGTCGATAGATTCCTAGAAGCCATCAACTCCTTAGTCTCTAGCAAACTTTCTGTATAG